The Georgenia sp. TF02-10 genome window below encodes:
- a CDS encoding ABC transporter ATP-binding protein, with protein MLDSPQGDPGHPPLTSPLALLRWLTRRQAPLLVVATAVAVVNFLTFAALPLLLGTALDQGLSDGLSRGLVLTCAGIVAVGLVQALTSSLGHIGEVGAWLNGAMPTARLVGHHVTRTGDAISDTLPTGEVVATVASDAFHIGNLMERLPRFVGSVTAYLVVAGILLTQSVPLGLAVLVGLPVTTVILALLVRPLHRRQAAHREATGRLTTLGNDTVAGLRVLRGIGGEDVFAARYAEQSQRVRRAGVAVAATQSILEALQVLLPGLLVVGVVWFGARLAMTGQITPGQLVTFYGYTAFLSMPLRATTQFIQMFTRARVGAKKVIDVLSVVPAAGTLDESREADEPAAGPVAGRQPVDGHQAAPAPEQGSRTPAAAAGDGRLAAPAAGDDRTAAPAGAELLDTATGVRIHPGRLTAVVSARPDDAAALATRLARIDDAQPVATYGGVPLRDLPLAEARRRIVLAGATPQLFTGTLREELDVRERATERDLYDALETADGHDVLASMPEGLDGEITEKGRSLSGGQRQRVALARALLTDAETLLLVEPTSAVDAHTEARIAARLAERRRGRTTVVVTASPLVLEHADEVVLLDGDHEVARGRHRDLLRRAAAGEPAAAAYAAVVSRSTGAEMQEVH; from the coding sequence GTGCTCGACTCCCCCCAGGGCGATCCTGGACACCCCCCGCTGACCTCGCCGCTGGCGCTGCTGCGCTGGCTCACGCGCCGGCAGGCGCCCCTCCTGGTCGTGGCCACCGCGGTGGCCGTGGTGAACTTCCTCACCTTCGCGGCCCTCCCGCTGCTCCTCGGCACCGCGCTGGACCAGGGGCTGAGCGACGGGCTCAGCCGGGGCCTGGTGCTGACCTGCGCCGGGATCGTCGCCGTCGGCCTGGTGCAGGCCCTCACCAGCTCCCTGGGGCACATCGGGGAGGTCGGCGCCTGGCTGAACGGGGCGATGCCCACCGCCCGGCTCGTCGGCCACCACGTCACCCGGACCGGGGACGCGATCAGCGACACCCTGCCCACCGGGGAGGTCGTCGCCACGGTCGCCTCGGACGCCTTCCACATCGGCAACCTGATGGAGCGCCTCCCCCGGTTCGTCGGGTCGGTCACCGCCTACCTCGTCGTCGCCGGCATCCTGCTCACCCAGTCCGTGCCCCTTGGCCTGGCCGTGCTGGTCGGCCTGCCGGTCACCACGGTGATCCTCGCGCTGCTCGTCCGCCCGCTGCACCGCCGGCAGGCCGCGCACCGGGAGGCCACCGGCCGGCTCACCACCCTCGGCAACGACACCGTCGCCGGGCTGCGCGTGCTGCGCGGCATCGGCGGCGAGGACGTCTTCGCCGCCCGGTACGCCGAGCAGTCCCAGCGGGTGCGCCGGGCCGGGGTCGCGGTCGCCGCCACCCAGTCGATCCTGGAGGCGCTGCAGGTCCTGCTGCCCGGGCTGCTCGTCGTCGGCGTGGTCTGGTTCGGCGCGCGCCTGGCGATGACCGGGCAGATCACCCCCGGCCAGCTCGTCACCTTCTACGGGTACACCGCCTTCCTGTCCATGCCGCTGCGGGCCACCACCCAGTTCATCCAGATGTTCACCCGCGCCCGGGTCGGCGCGAAGAAGGTCATCGACGTGCTCAGCGTCGTCCCCGCCGCCGGCACCCTGGACGAGAGCCGGGAGGCGGACGAGCCGGCGGCCGGGCCGGTGGCCGGGCGCCAGCCGGTGGACGGGCACCAGGCCGCGCCGGCGCCCGAGCAGGGCAGCCGCACCCCCGCGGCCGCGGCGGGCGACGGTCGGCTGGCCGCCCCCGCCGCCGGCGACGACCGGACCGCCGCCCCCGCCGGGGCCGAGCTGCTCGACACGGCCACCGGCGTCCGGATCCACCCGGGCCGGCTGACCGCCGTCGTCTCCGCCCGCCCCGACGACGCCGCCGCCCTGGCCACCCGGCTGGCCCGGATCGACGACGCCCAGCCGGTCGCCACCTACGGCGGCGTGCCGCTGCGGGACCTGCCGCTGGCCGAGGCGCGCCGGCGCATCGTGCTCGCCGGCGCGACCCCGCAGCTGTTCACCGGCACCCTGCGCGAGGAGCTCGACGTGCGTGAGCGCGCCACCGAGCGGGACCTCTACGACGCGCTGGAGACGGCCGACGGGCACGACGTGCTGGCCTCCATGCCCGAGGGCCTGGACGGGGAGATCACCGAGAAGGGCCGCTCCCTCTCCGGCGGGCAGCGCCAGCGGGTAGCGCTGGCCCGGGCGCTGCTCACCGACGCCGAGACCCTCCTCCTGGTCGAGCCCACCTCCGCGGTCGACGCGCACACCGAGGCCCGGATCGCCGCCCGGCTCGCCGAGCGGCGGCGCGGGCGGACCACGGTGGTGGTGACCGCCTCCCCGCTGGTGCTGGAGCACGCGGACGAGGTCGTCCTGCTCGACGGCGACCATGAGGTGGCCCGCGGCCGGCACCGCGACCTGCTCCGCCGGGCCGCCGCCGGCGAGCCGGCCGCCGCCGCCTACGCCGCCGTCGTCAGCCGGTCCACCGGCGCCGAGATGCAGGAGGTGCACTGA
- a CDS encoding ABC transporter ATP-binding protein gives MQLPVADTRTVRTASFALLRRYRGSLTWVVLLQGLAAVAALAVPWLLGDLVDAVAAGTTAGVVNATALAIVGAVLVQTVVTRFAQRGAMVLGEEIFAALREDFLGTVTHLPLSTVERAGTGDLLGRTTNDVDRVQFTVRFGVPRLLVCSVTVLLTLVAALLAAPLVALALLVGVPLLVVAMRWYLARATPAYLRQSAAYARLNGVLTESVEHAATVDALALGRRRRRRTDEAVRTTWDSEKETLRLRVYLFFWLDLSFALPVAAVLLWGAWLLDNGAASLGGVTAVALYAIQVRNPIDELLFWVDELQVALASLARIFGVRLVEPDRTPTGAHPAGAEIRARQVRYAYRPGQDVLHDVDLDLQPGERLAVVGPSGAGKSTLGRMLAGIHPPTGGSVTVGGVPLVDLTEEELRSHVALVTQEHHVFVGTLADNLRLARAEVTDAEMAQALAAVDATGWVERLPHGLDTEVGSGGAELTPAQAQQLALARLVLLDPHTLVLDEATSLLDPRAARHLERSLSAVLAGRTVVAIAHRLHTAHDADRVAVVEDGRIVELGTHEELVAAGGEYAALWRSWQQE, from the coding sequence ATGCAGCTGCCCGTGGCCGACACCCGCACGGTGCGCACCGCCTCCTTCGCGCTGCTGCGCCGCTACCGGGGCTCCCTCACCTGGGTCGTCCTGCTGCAGGGGCTGGCCGCCGTCGCCGCGCTGGCGGTGCCGTGGCTGCTCGGCGACCTCGTCGACGCCGTCGCCGCCGGCACCACCGCCGGCGTGGTCAACGCCACCGCGCTGGCCATCGTCGGGGCGGTCCTCGTCCAGACGGTGGTCACCCGCTTCGCCCAGCGCGGCGCGATGGTGCTCGGCGAGGAGATCTTCGCGGCGCTGCGCGAGGACTTCCTCGGCACGGTCACCCACCTGCCGCTGTCCACCGTCGAGCGGGCCGGGACCGGGGACCTGCTCGGCCGCACCACCAACGACGTCGACCGGGTGCAGTTCACCGTGCGGTTCGGGGTGCCGCGGCTGCTCGTCTGCTCGGTCACCGTGCTGCTCACCCTCGTCGCGGCGCTGCTCGCCGCGCCGCTGGTGGCCCTCGCGCTGCTCGTCGGGGTGCCGCTGCTGGTGGTGGCGATGCGCTGGTACCTGGCCCGCGCCACCCCGGCCTACCTGCGCCAGTCCGCGGCGTACGCCCGGCTCAACGGCGTGCTCACCGAGTCCGTCGAGCACGCCGCGACGGTGGACGCCCTGGCGCTGGGCCGGCGGCGGCGCCGGCGCACCGACGAGGCGGTGCGCACCACCTGGGACAGCGAGAAGGAGACCCTGCGGCTGCGGGTGTACCTGTTCTTCTGGCTGGACCTGTCCTTCGCGCTGCCGGTGGCCGCGGTGCTGCTGTGGGGCGCCTGGCTGCTGGACAACGGCGCGGCCAGCCTCGGCGGGGTCACCGCGGTGGCCCTGTACGCCATCCAGGTCCGCAACCCCATCGACGAGCTGCTCTTCTGGGTCGACGAGCTCCAGGTCGCCCTCGCCTCCCTGGCCCGGATCTTCGGGGTGCGCCTGGTCGAGCCGGACCGCACCCCCACCGGCGCGCACCCGGCCGGGGCGGAGATCCGCGCCCGGCAGGTGCGGTACGCCTACCGGCCCGGGCAGGACGTCCTGCACGACGTCGACCTGGACCTGCAGCCCGGCGAGCGGCTGGCCGTCGTCGGCCCGTCCGGGGCGGGGAAGTCCACCCTCGGCCGGATGCTCGCCGGCATCCACCCGCCCACCGGCGGGAGCGTGACGGTGGGCGGGGTGCCGCTGGTGGACCTGACCGAGGAGGAGCTGCGCTCGCACGTGGCCCTGGTCACCCAGGAGCACCACGTCTTCGTCGGCACCCTGGCGGACAACCTGCGCCTGGCCCGCGCCGAGGTGACCGACGCCGAGATGGCCCAGGCGCTGGCCGCCGTCGACGCCACCGGCTGGGTCGAGCGGCTGCCGCACGGCCTGGACACCGAGGTGGGCTCGGGCGGGGCCGAGCTCACCCCCGCCCAGGCGCAGCAGCTCGCCCTGGCGCGGCTGGTGCTGCTGGACCCGCACACCCTGGTCCTGGACGAGGCCACCTCGCTGCTCGACCCGCGGGCCGCCCGGCACCTGGAGCGGTCCCTGTCCGCGGTGCTGGCCGGCCGCACGGTGGTCGCGATCGCGCACCGGCTGCACACCGCGCACGACGCCGACCGGGTGGCCGTGGTGGAGGACGGCCGGATCGTCGAGCTCGGCACCCACGAGGAGCTGGTCGCCGCCGGCGGGGAGTACGCCGCGCTGTGGCGGTCCTGGCAGCAGGAGTGA
- a CDS encoding DUF3817 domain-containing protein codes for MSASSPTAVEQTERKARGAFSFYRVMAFVTGTMLLVLCLEMVLKYGFNDGQPVLGTWVAILHGWIYVVYAAAVLNLWSTMRWGFGRIVALIAGGVVPVLSFVMERRAQGWFTAELPALLARVAARAR; via the coding sequence GTGTCCGCCAGCTCCCCGACCGCCGTCGAGCAGACCGAGCGCAAGGCGCGCGGCGCCTTCTCCTTCTACCGGGTCATGGCGTTCGTGACCGGGACCATGCTGCTCGTCCTGTGCCTGGAGATGGTGCTCAAGTACGGGTTCAACGACGGCCAGCCGGTGCTCGGCACCTGGGTGGCGATCCTCCACGGCTGGATCTACGTCGTCTACGCCGCCGCCGTGCTCAACCTGTGGTCGACCATGCGCTGGGGGTTCGGCCGGATCGTCGCGCTCATCGCCGGCGGCGTCGTGCCCGTGCTGTCCTTCGTCATGGAGCGCCGGGCGCAGGGCTGGTTCACCGCCGAGCTGCCGGCGCTGCTCGCCCGGGTCGCCGCCCGCGCTCGCTGA
- a CDS encoding phosphoketolase produces MTTTASAPTAAWQHRPAGADLDEETLRRVHAWWRAANYLSVGQIYLLDNPLLRRPLSRDDVKPRLLGHWGTTPGLNFLYAHMNRVIQERELSAMYITGPGHGGPGLVANTYLEGTYTETYPNISQDEDGLRRLFRQFSFPGGIPSHVAPETPGSIHEGGELGYALSHAYGAAFDNPDLLVFAVVGDGEAETGPLATSWHSNKFVNPARDGVVLPVLHLNGYKIANPTVLARISDEELTDLMRGYGHTPYFFTGGFEDEEPAAYHRRFAALLDEVLDAIADIKARAAEDPQMERSLWPMIVFRSPKGWTGPKEIDGKRMEGSWRAHQVPLASARDTDEHLADLERWLKSYRAEELFDDGGRLRPEVAALAPAGHLRMGANPHTNGGLLLKDLRMPDWRDFAVDVQKPGAPITEATRVLGEFLREVIRLNPDNFRIFGPDETASNRLQGVYDATDKQWNGEYLPTDVDDHLARAGRVMETLSEHQCEGWLEGYLLTGRHGLLNSYEAFIHIVDSMFNQHAKWLKVTDDIPWRRPIASLNYLLSSHVWRQDHNGFSHQDPGFIDHVVNKKADVIRVYLPADTNTLLSTYDHVLRSRQYVNVVVAGKQPAPNFLNVDEAAKHCARGLGIWEWAGTEVPGTEPDVVLACAGDVPTLETLAAADLIRQHVPDLKVRVVNVVDLMRLQDEKEHPHGLSGREFDTIFTTDRPVIFAYHGYPWLIHRLTYRRTGHANLHVRGYKEEGTTTTPFDMVMLNDLDRYHLVMDVIDRVPGLAARYAGLRQRMADARLEARAYTRTYGEDIPAVRDWVWPDVGETATAQGGPNATQATGGDNE; encoded by the coding sequence ATGACGACGACCGCGTCCGCGCCGACCGCCGCGTGGCAGCACCGCCCCGCGGGGGCCGACCTCGACGAGGAGACCCTGCGGCGCGTCCACGCCTGGTGGCGCGCGGCGAACTACCTCTCGGTCGGGCAGATCTACCTGCTGGACAACCCGCTGCTGCGCCGCCCGCTCAGCCGGGACGACGTCAAGCCGCGCCTGCTCGGCCACTGGGGCACCACCCCCGGCCTGAACTTCCTCTACGCCCACATGAACCGGGTGATCCAGGAGCGCGAGCTCTCCGCGATGTACATCACCGGCCCCGGCCACGGCGGGCCCGGGCTGGTGGCCAACACCTACCTCGAGGGCACCTACACCGAGACCTACCCGAACATCAGCCAGGACGAGGACGGCCTGCGGCGGCTGTTCCGGCAGTTCTCCTTCCCCGGCGGCATCCCCTCCCACGTGGCGCCGGAGACCCCCGGCTCGATCCACGAGGGCGGCGAGCTCGGGTACGCCCTGTCCCACGCCTACGGCGCCGCGTTCGACAACCCGGACCTGCTGGTCTTCGCCGTCGTCGGCGACGGCGAGGCGGAGACCGGGCCGCTGGCCACCTCCTGGCACTCCAACAAGTTCGTCAACCCGGCCCGGGACGGCGTCGTGCTGCCGGTGCTGCACCTGAACGGGTACAAGATCGCCAACCCCACCGTGCTGGCCCGCATCTCCGACGAGGAGCTGACCGACCTCATGCGCGGGTACGGGCACACCCCGTACTTCTTCACCGGCGGGTTCGAGGACGAGGAGCCGGCCGCGTACCACCGCCGGTTCGCCGCGCTGCTGGACGAGGTGCTGGACGCGATCGCCGACATCAAGGCCCGGGCCGCCGAGGACCCGCAGATGGAGCGGTCGCTGTGGCCGATGATCGTCTTCCGCTCCCCCAAGGGCTGGACCGGCCCGAAGGAGATCGACGGCAAGCGCATGGAGGGCTCCTGGCGCGCCCACCAGGTGCCGCTGGCCTCCGCCCGGGACACCGACGAGCACCTGGCAGACCTGGAGCGGTGGCTGAAGAGCTACCGGGCCGAGGAGCTCTTCGACGACGGCGGCCGGCTGCGCCCGGAGGTCGCCGCCCTGGCCCCGGCCGGGCACCTGCGGATGGGCGCCAACCCGCACACCAACGGCGGGCTGCTGCTGAAGGACCTGCGGATGCCGGACTGGCGCGACTTCGCCGTCGACGTGCAGAAGCCGGGCGCCCCGATCACCGAGGCCACCCGGGTGCTCGGGGAGTTCCTGCGCGAGGTGATCCGGCTCAACCCGGACAACTTCCGCATCTTCGGCCCGGACGAGACGGCCTCGAACCGGCTGCAGGGGGTTTACGACGCCACCGACAAGCAGTGGAACGGCGAGTACCTGCCCACCGACGTCGACGACCACCTGGCCCGGGCCGGCCGGGTGATGGAGACCCTCAGCGAGCACCAGTGCGAGGGCTGGCTGGAGGGGTACCTGCTCACCGGCCGGCACGGGCTGCTGAACTCCTACGAGGCGTTCATCCACATCGTCGACTCGATGTTCAACCAGCACGCCAAGTGGCTGAAGGTCACCGACGACATCCCCTGGCGCCGGCCGATCGCGTCGCTGAACTACCTGCTGTCCTCGCACGTGTGGCGCCAGGACCACAACGGCTTCTCCCACCAGGACCCCGGGTTCATCGACCACGTGGTGAACAAGAAGGCCGACGTCATCCGGGTGTACCTGCCGGCGGACACCAACACCCTGCTGTCCACCTACGACCACGTGCTGCGCTCGCGGCAGTACGTCAACGTCGTCGTCGCCGGCAAGCAGCCCGCGCCGAACTTCCTCAACGTGGACGAGGCCGCGAAGCACTGCGCCCGCGGGCTGGGGATCTGGGAGTGGGCCGGCACCGAGGTGCCCGGCACCGAGCCGGACGTCGTGCTCGCCTGCGCCGGGGACGTGCCGACGCTGGAGACCCTGGCCGCGGCGGACCTGATCCGCCAGCACGTCCCGGACCTGAAGGTCCGGGTGGTCAACGTGGTGGACCTGATGCGGCTGCAGGACGAGAAGGAGCACCCGCACGGGCTCTCCGGCCGGGAGTTCGACACCATCTTCACCACCGACCGGCCGGTCATCTTCGCCTACCACGGCTACCCGTGGCTGATCCACCGCCTCACCTACCGCCGCACCGGGCACGCCAACCTGCACGTGCGCGGGTACAAGGAGGAGGGCACGACGACGACCCCGTTCGACATGGTCATGCTCAACGACCTCGACCGCTACCACCTGGTGATGGACGTCATCGACCGGGTGCCCGGGCTCGCCGCCCGGTACGCCGGGCTGCGCCAGCGGATGGCCGACGCCCGGCTGGAGGCGCGGGCCTACACCCGCACCTACGGCGAGGACATCCCGGCGGTGCGGGACTGGGTCTGGCCCGACGTCGGGGAGACGGCGACCGCGCAGGGCGGGCCGAACGCCACCCAGGCCACCGGCGGGGACAACGAGTGA
- the pta gene encoding phosphate acetyltransferase, protein MTARSIFITSPEGYSGKSIVALGLLDLLNRRVGRVGVFRPVTRSVTGKDEVVNLLLRHTGVDLPYDACVGVTYEAVHADPEAALATIVERYREVERACEVVVVVGSDYTDVAGPTELAFNVAVAANLGAPVLLVVSGNGRTPAEVRQVAEVAAAEIAQGHATTAGVLANRCDPGALAQVRQALEPLAVPVWALPDVPLLSAPVVADIMAALDGELVLGDPALLDREAEHMLVSGMSTEHVLERLRDGQLCIAAGDRPEVLITLATAHAAEGFPSLAGIVLNGGYRPSASVLRLVQGLGQRLPVILTAHNTYEAASIVAGTRGMLARGTRRKIDLALGTFEQHIDSRSILRVLDVPRSPVVTPLMFESTLLERARAGRRRIVLPEGDDDRILRAASSLLSRQVADLTILGSPAQVRAQAAELGLDLDAASVIDPEASELLAPFAEEYARLRAHKGMTLDRAREIVRDPSYFGTLMVHLGHADGMVSGAAHTTAHTIKPSFEIIKTRPGTSIVSSVFLMCLADRVLVYGDCAVNPDPTAEQLADIAISSAETAAQFGVEPRVAMLSYSTGESGSGADVEKVRRATALVKERRPDLSVEGPIQYDAAVDASVARAKMPGSAVAGRATVFVFPDLNTGNNTYKAVQRSAGAVAIGPVLQGLNKPVNDLSRGALVQDIVNTVAITAVQAQAEHERAARAAAPQEITA, encoded by the coding sequence GTGACCGCGCGCAGCATCTTCATCACCTCCCCCGAGGGGTACTCCGGCAAGTCGATCGTCGCCCTGGGGCTGCTGGACCTGCTCAACCGCCGGGTCGGCCGGGTCGGGGTGTTCCGGCCGGTCACCCGGTCGGTCACCGGCAAGGACGAGGTGGTCAACCTCCTGCTCCGGCACACCGGGGTGGACCTGCCCTACGACGCGTGCGTGGGGGTGACCTACGAGGCGGTGCACGCCGACCCGGAGGCCGCCCTGGCCACGATCGTGGAGCGCTACCGGGAGGTCGAGCGGGCCTGCGAGGTCGTCGTCGTCGTCGGCTCGGACTACACGGACGTCGCCGGGCCCACCGAGCTGGCGTTCAACGTCGCCGTCGCCGCCAACCTCGGCGCCCCCGTCCTGCTGGTCGTCAGCGGGAACGGGCGGACCCCGGCCGAGGTCCGCCAGGTGGCCGAGGTGGCCGCCGCCGAGATCGCCCAGGGCCACGCCACCACCGCCGGGGTGCTGGCCAACCGGTGCGACCCGGGCGCACTGGCGCAGGTCCGGCAGGCCCTGGAGCCGCTGGCGGTGCCGGTGTGGGCGCTGCCGGACGTCCCGCTGCTCTCCGCGCCCGTCGTCGCCGACATCATGGCCGCCCTGGACGGCGAGCTCGTCCTGGGCGACCCCGCGCTGCTCGACCGGGAGGCCGAGCACATGCTCGTCTCCGGGATGAGCACCGAGCACGTCCTGGAGCGGCTGCGCGACGGCCAACTGTGCATCGCCGCCGGGGACCGCCCGGAGGTGCTCATCACCCTGGCCACCGCGCACGCCGCCGAGGGGTTCCCGTCCCTGGCCGGCATCGTCCTGAACGGCGGGTACCGGCCCTCGGCGTCGGTGCTGCGGCTGGTCCAGGGGCTGGGGCAGCGGCTGCCGGTCATCCTCACCGCGCACAACACCTACGAGGCGGCCAGCATCGTGGCCGGCACCCGGGGCATGCTCGCCCGCGGCACCCGGCGCAAGATCGACCTCGCGCTCGGCACCTTCGAGCAGCACATCGACAGCCGGTCGATCCTGCGCGTCCTGGACGTCCCGCGCTCGCCGGTGGTCACCCCGCTGATGTTCGAGTCCACCCTGCTCGAGCGGGCCCGGGCCGGGCGGCGCCGCATCGTGCTGCCCGAGGGCGACGACGACCGGATCCTGCGGGCCGCCTCCAGCCTGCTCTCCCGGCAGGTCGCCGACCTGACCATCCTGGGCAGCCCCGCCCAGGTCCGCGCCCAGGCCGCCGAGCTCGGCCTGGACCTGGACGCGGCGAGCGTGATCGACCCGGAGGCCTCCGAGCTCCTGGCGCCCTTCGCCGAGGAGTACGCCCGGCTCCGGGCGCACAAGGGGATGACCCTGGACCGGGCCCGGGAGATCGTCCGGGACCCGTCCTACTTCGGCACCCTGATGGTCCACCTCGGCCACGCGGACGGGATGGTCTCCGGCGCCGCGCACACCACCGCGCACACCATCAAGCCGTCCTTCGAGATCATCAAGACCCGCCCGGGCACGTCCATCGTGTCCTCGGTGTTCTTGATGTGCCTGGCCGACCGGGTCCTGGTCTACGGGGACTGCGCGGTCAACCCCGACCCCACCGCCGAGCAGCTCGCCGACATCGCCATCTCCTCGGCGGAGACCGCCGCGCAGTTCGGGGTGGAGCCGCGGGTGGCGATGCTGTCCTACTCCACCGGCGAGTCCGGCTCGGGCGCGGACGTGGAGAAGGTCCGCCGGGCCACCGCCCTGGTGAAGGAGCGCCGCCCGGACCTGTCGGTGGAGGGCCCGATCCAGTACGACGCCGCGGTGGACGCCTCGGTCGCCCGGGCCAAGATGCCCGGCTCGGCGGTGGCCGGGCGGGCGACGGTCTTCGTCTTCCCCGACCTCAACACCGGCAACAACACCTACAAGGCGGTCCAGCGCTCCGCCGGCGCGGTCGCCATCGGGCCGGTGCTGCAGGGCCTGAACAAGCCGGTCAACGACCTCTCCCGGGGGGCGCTGGTCCAGGACATCGTCAACACCGTGGCCATCACCGCCGTCCAGGCGCAGGCCGAGCACGAGCGGGCCGCCCGGGCGGCCGCCCCCCAGGAGATCACTGCATGA
- a CDS encoding SDR family NAD(P)-dependent oxidoreductase: protein MSIEPEAPRAAAEPEAPRAAAELDGKTALVTGGGVGIGAAIAADLAARGARVVLTYRSHRPDPAALERLRSATGEEARAVAVDLTDTDEVDRAAALVAQEVGSVDVLVHNAGGLVERSPIADMDYDLFRRVQALNVDSVFLLTRAVLPLIPTGGRIVVISSLAARTGGHPGATAYATAKAALLGFTRGLAKELAPRGITVNAVAPGFIEATPFHDTFTTPAAKAETVAGIPLGRAGVPQDVASAVGWLASPGAAFVTGTVVDVNGGQHFS from the coding sequence GTGAGCATCGAGCCGGAGGCACCCAGGGCAGCGGCCGAGCCGGAGGCACCCAGGGCAGCGGCTGAGCTCGACGGCAAGACGGCCCTGGTGACCGGTGGCGGCGTCGGCATCGGCGCCGCGATCGCTGCCGACCTCGCCGCCCGCGGCGCCCGGGTCGTCCTGACCTACCGCAGCCACCGACCCGATCCCGCAGCGCTCGAGCGTCTCCGCAGCGCCACCGGCGAGGAGGCCCGCGCGGTCGCCGTCGACCTGACCGACACCGACGAGGTGGACCGCGCCGCGGCCCTCGTGGCGCAGGAGGTCGGGTCCGTCGACGTGCTGGTGCACAACGCCGGCGGCCTCGTCGAGCGATCACCCATCGCAGACATGGACTACGACCTGTTCCGGCGCGTCCAGGCACTCAACGTCGACAGCGTCTTCCTGCTGACCCGGGCCGTCCTGCCGCTCATCCCGACCGGCGGCCGGATCGTCGTGATCTCCTCGCTCGCCGCCCGCACCGGCGGCCATCCCGGCGCCACCGCCTACGCGACCGCGAAGGCCGCCCTGCTCGGGTTCACCCGCGGGCTCGCCAAGGAGCTCGCGCCCCGGGGCATCACGGTCAACGCGGTCGCGCCCGGGTTCATCGAGGCGACGCCCTTCCATGACACCTTCACCACGCCCGCCGCCAAGGCCGAGACGGTCGCCGGCATCCCCCTCGGACGGGCCGGGGTGCCCCAGGACGTCGCGTCCGCGGTGGGCTGGCTGGCCTCGCCCGGCGCCGCCTTCGTCACCGGCACCGTCGTGGACGTCAACGGCGGCCAGCACTTCAGCTGA
- a CDS encoding SURF1 family protein, producing the protein MDLSRAGSGVDDRAAAAGAPGGPGEPPAEHGPDGPGGRPAADPATAADLATTERAQADRTGPATAERAPADRAGRTPRVTGTRRDYWTVARTPRMLVLLVVLLGAALVCVRLGAWQLDRAALRGAEAEEAAFAATLAAEPVPLDEVLRAQTSFTAEELGVPVTVRGELQPDQQVLVPGREVDGTDAVLVVTALRLTDGPDAGAMLPVLRGWLPAAAVSTSGGAAAPADAATAARLQVPAGEQELIGWLGVSEAAAPGTDLPAGMVGAVSVGELANRWGGPTFGGYLVQFAADGERPGTSPTGLPHAPAPGMAQESGMNLQNLAYAVEWVVFAGFALFVWWRMLRDDVAEHRAAAGLD; encoded by the coding sequence GTGGACCTATCTCGGGCCGGTTCGGGCGTGGACGACCGCGCAGCTGCCGCCGGGGCGCCGGGCGGTCCCGGCGAGCCGCCCGCGGAGCACGGCCCGGACGGCCCGGGCGGGCGGCCGGCCGCGGACCCGGCGACGGCGGCGGACCTGGCGACGACGGAGCGTGCCCAGGCGGACCGGACCGGCCCGGCGACGGCGGAGCGTGCCCCGGCGGACCGGGCCGGCCGGACGCCACGGGTCACCGGCACCCGCCGGGACTACTGGACGGTGGCCCGCACCCCCCGGATGCTCGTCCTGCTCGTCGTGCTCCTCGGCGCCGCGCTGGTGTGCGTGCGCCTGGGTGCCTGGCAGCTGGACCGGGCGGCGCTGCGCGGCGCCGAGGCGGAGGAGGCCGCGTTCGCGGCCACCCTGGCCGCGGAGCCGGTGCCGCTGGATGAGGTGCTGCGCGCCCAGACCTCCTTCACCGCCGAGGAGCTCGGCGTGCCGGTGACCGTGCGCGGGGAGCTCCAGCCCGACCAGCAGGTGCTCGTCCCGGGCCGGGAGGTCGACGGGACGGACGCCGTCCTCGTCGTCACCGCGCTGCGGCTGACCGACGGGCCGGACGCCGGCGCCATGCTCCCGGTGCTGCGCGGCTGGCTGCCGGCGGCGGCGGTCAGCACCAGCGGCGGCGCCGCCGCCCCGGCGGACGCGGCCACCGCGGCCCGCCTGCAGGTCCCGGCCGGGGAGCAGGAGCTCATTGGCTGGCTGGGGGTGTCCGAGGCCGCTGCGCCGGGCACCGACCTGCCGGCCGGCATGGTCGGCGCGGTCAGCGTCGGGGAGCTGGCGAACCGGTGGGGCGGGCCGACCTTCGGCGGGTACCTGGTGCAGTTCGCCGCCGACGGCGAGCGGCCCGGCACCAGCCCCACCGGGCTGCCGCACGCCCCCGCCCCCGGCATGGCGCAGGAGTCCGGGATGAACCTGCAGAACCTTGCCTACGCCGTGGAGTGGGTGGTCTTCGCCGGGTTCGCGCTGTTCGTCTGGTGGCGGATGCTGCGCGACGACGTCGCCGAGCACCGGGCGGCGGCCGGGCTCGACTGA